DNA from Fibrobacter sp. UWB15:
CTGAATAAACCGTAAAACTTTAGCTTGGGACGTGATTCTTAAAAATTTTATTTAAATTTCTTTTAAAAAAAGAGGTAAACAATGCAGATTTTATTTTTGTTGGCTGATGGTTTCGAAGAAACCGAGTTTGTGACTCCGTTTGATTATTTGCAGCGGGCGGGTTTTGAGGTCGCTCTTGCAAGCGTTTCCGGCAAGGCCGAGGTGATTGGGTTGCGCGGCCTTAGAATTCAGACGGACTTTGCTCTTTCGGGTGCCGATACAGCCGCTTTTGACGGCATTCTTTTGCCCGGTGGCGGCATTGGCGTCAAGAATCTGAAGGCCTCTGCCGAAGTGGAAAAAGTTATTCACGAATTCAACGACAAAGGCAAGTGGATTTTTGCGATTTGCGCGGCTCCGCTGGTGCTCAGCAAGGCGGGAATCCTTGCCGATAAGACTGCGACTTGTTTCCCGGGCTGCGAAAGTGAACTTGTCTGTAAAAAGTTCGTCGAAGACCGCGTGGTCGTAGACGGGAACATCGTCACGAGCCGTGGCGCAGGCTCTGCCGAAGAATTTGCTTTTGAATGCATTGCGCAGCTTGGCGGCCGCGAACTTACGGAAAAAATCCGCAAGCAGGTCGTGGCTCGATAGATTGCCGCTAACCTACAGAATGTTCGAGCTTGAGTGTCAGTAACTGACGGGCTTCCGTGGCGAATTCGCCCGGGAGCTCCTTGAACACGTCTTTGCAGAAACCGCCCACCATCGCCTGTATGGCGTCTTCGCGCTTGATGCCGCGGCTTTCGAAATAGAAGAGCTGGTCTTCGCTGATGCGGCTGGTGGTCGCCTCGTGTTCGGTGGTGGAACTCGCGTTTGCGACAGTGATGTAGGGGAACGTGTGTGCGGCACTCTTGTCACCCACGAGCATGCTGTCGCACTGGGTGTAGTTGCGGGCTCCCGCGGCCGACTTGCGGATGCTCACTTCGCCGCGGTAGGCGTTGCTGGAGTAGTCGGCGCTGATGCCCTTCGAAATGATAGTGCTCTTGGTGTTCTTGCCGATGTGGATCATCTTGGTGCCGGTGTCGGCCTGCATGTGCCCGTTGGTGAGGGCAACGCTGTAGAATTCTCCGACGGAGTTGTCGCCCAGAAGCACGCAGCTCGGATACTTCCACGTGATGGCGGAGCCGGTTTCAACCTGCGTCCAGCTGATGCGGCTGTTCTTGCCGGCGCACTTTCCGCGCTTGGTGACGAAGTTGTACACGCCGCCAGCGCCCGTCTCGCGGTCGCCCGCGTACCAGTTCTGCACGGTTGAATACTTGATGCTTGCGTTGTCCTTCGCTACAAGTTCTACGATGGCGCTGTGCAACTGCTTGCTGCTGTATTCCGGCGCGGTGCAGCCTTCCAGGTAGCTCACGCTCGCTCCTTCATCAGCGATAATCAAGGTGCGTTCGAACTGGCCAGCTTCCTTGTTGTTGATACGGAAGTAGGTGGAAAGGTCCATGGGGCACTTGACTCCGGGCGGAATATAGACGAAACTTCCGTCGCCGAATACCGCGCTGTTCAAAGCCGCAAAATAGTTGTCGCCTGCGGGCACCACGCTTCCCAGGTATTCCTCGATGAGTTCGGGGTATTCCTTGATGGCGTCGCTGATGGAGCAGAACAGAATGCCCATTTCCATGAGCTTGCGCTTATGGCTGGTGTAGATGCTCACCGAGTCAAAGACAGCGTCCACGGCTACGTTCGCCAGACGCTTCTGTTCGTCGAGCGGAATGCCGAGCTTTTCGAAGGTGGCGAGCAACTCCGGGTCCACGTCTTCAATCTTTTCGTGGCTCTTCTTGGTCTTCGGGGCGGAGTAATAGACTATGTCCTGCAGATCAACCGGCGCAAAGTTCAATTCGCCCCAGTTCGGCTGCTTCATGGTCTGGAGTTTTTCATACGCTTTCAGTCGGAAATCGAGCATGAACTGCGGTTCGCCGCGGAGCTTGGAGGCTCTTCGGATGACATCTTCGTTCAGGCCCTTCTCGAAGGCCTCGTTTTCGATATCCGTGACAAATCCGTATTTATAATTTTCGCTCATATTATGCTCGTTTTCAAATTTCGGTGCAAATATAGAAAAATAAGCCCCTTTCGTCCATTCTAAGTCGTGTGTATAGCTTTGTATTTACATGATTTCAATTTTTCTAAAAAATGACAGTTTTTGTCATTGATTAAAACCTAATTTTAGGAGCGTAAAAGAGAGGTAAATTATGAATCGCTTTAGCATTGCAAATAACAACATCTTGTTTTCCACGCTTCTGATGCTTGCCCCGGCTGTGTTTGGAGTCATGTTCTACGGTTCCGGCAGTGTTGTCGCATCGGTGTCGGCTGCAATTGCCTATTTGAGCTTGGTTATCGGGGAACGCCTGGATTCCGCTCAAAATTCATAAAAAAGAAAGCTCCGCGTTTGCAGCGGAGCTTTTCTAGATTCCGGCGGTGGCCGGAATGACGATTTGTCGCATTAGCGACGTCTTTCAGCCATCTCTTTTTTGAGGATGTCCATGACGGCGCCGAGGTCTGCCGGGGCCTTGAACACGGGGTTCGCGAACTTGGAACAGATATTTTCGAGCTTCTTCTCGTGGTAGCCGACCTTGAATTCGGTGAATTTGAGGCCGTGTGCCGTGCTGATGACGACCACGTTTTCTTCCTTGTCGATCTTGCCTGCTGCAACGAGCTTTTCGAGGGCGCCGAGGGCGACACCCGTGTGCGGGCAGCAGTAAAGACCGATGCGGTCGCCGCGGTGGGCGGCGTTCGCCAGTTCTTCTTCGGTGACGCTCACGACCATGCCGTTGGTCTTCTGGATGGCGCGGACGGCCTTCGGATAGCTGACCGGGTTACCGATCTGGATGGCGCTTGCAAGCGTCTTCTTCGCCTGCATCGGGACGAGCTTGTCGAAGCCGCGTTCGTAAGCCTGGTAGAACGGGTTGGCGTTTTCGGCCTGCGCGACGATGATGCGCGGGATTCGGTCGATGAGGCCCATGGCCTTGCAGTCTTCGAAACCCTTGGCGAGGGCGCTCACGTTGCCGAGGTTTCCGCCCGGGATAATCACGGTGTCAGGCACCTTCCAGCCCATTTCCTGGCAGATTTCCGGAGAAATCGTCTTCTGGCCTTCCACGCGGAGGCTGTTCATGGAGTTGGCGAGGTAGATGCGGTTGTCGGCAGTCACCTGCTGCACGATCTTCATGCAACCGTCAAAGTCGGTGTCGAGGGCCAAGACGATGCTGCCGTTAGAAATCGGCTGGATCAGCTGGGCAACGCTTGTCTTGCCGGCGGGGAGGAATACGATGCTCGGAATGCCTGCCTTCGCGCAGTAGGCGCTGAGGGCTGCTGAGGTGTCACCGGTAGAGGCGCAGGCCACGGCGTCGATTTCGTGAATACCCTTCTTGATAATGTGGTTCACCTGGCTCACGAGAACCGTCATGCCGAGGTCTTTGAAAGAACCCGTGTGGGAGTTGCCGCAAAGTTTTACCTTGAGGCTCTTGATGCCCATTTCCTTGGCGAGCGGGGCTGCGTCAAAGAGCGGGCTCCAGCCTTCGCGCATCGTGACGATGTCTTCGAGGGGCATGTCGGGGAGCACCATTTCGCGCTTGCTCCAGATGCCGCTCATGTCGGCAGGTTCAAAGCTCATACGGCGTTCGGCAAAAAGCTTCTTCCATTCTTCCGGGCTGCGTTCGGCAAGAGCCTTACGGTCGTGTTCGACTTCGAGCAGGCTTCCGTCCACCTTGCTGCGGTAAATGACGTCGGTCAGCGGGTAGGTGTCGTCCCCGTTGATGTTCCTAAAATGGGCATTGAATTGAGCCATAATATCCTCTAGTTTTTTCGGGGGTAAATATAGTAAAACTTATGGCTGGTTATCGGTAACTTTTCACATCTAATTTGCTATATTCTTCCCCGGAATACAACAAACTCGGAGTTCTGAGTGAAAAAGAAAAAGTTCTGTTTTTTATCAATTTTTGCAACAATCGCTTTTGCTCTATCTGCGTGCATTTTCGAGTCCGATGACGATGGCCTTGAAACGTGGCTTTCTGACCGCGGTATGCCTAGTAATTACCAGGTGCAGACCCTGACCATCAAAGACCTCAAGGTTGCCTCTGCGAAGACTTACCTTGATACGACGCCGAAATCGGGCAATGCGAATGCCGTTTTGGGACAAGTGTCGAATCTTTCGCATGATATTGTCATGGATATCGGTTTCCGTGCCGATACGAACTTCTTGAATAAGCTGAAGGCTTCCGATACATCGGGTGTGTACCTCGGCCTGTTCTGGTTACGCCCTCTGTATAACTCAAAATTTTTCCCGTCAGATTCCTTGCCTTATGATGAAGATCTCGACGTGAATGTGAGTTGGATTCTTCAAACTAGCACCAACAAGAAGTTCTTGGATAGTATCATGGGCATCGATGACAGCACCTGGTACGCCGATTTGGCAAACTGGGAAGCGACAGGTTCTGTAGATACGGTTTACAATGTAAAGATGGCCAAAGGTGATACTTCTATCCGCTTGGATCTTCCTTCTGAATTGGTGAAAGACTTGAAAGCGATGGAAGGCTCTGCTCGCTTGCAGCTGCGTCTTTCCGCTCCTAAGGCAAAACGTATTTACCGTTTCTATGGCGCTGGTACGGATTACCCGCCCCTTTTCGCTCTTTATTCCGATTCGACAACGTACCTTAACCCGGCTCCCAGTCCGTTTCGTATGGCGGGCCTCGTAAAGAGCAATGAGGATTGTTCCGATTGCCCGGTCTTGCATGGTGGTGTCAGCGGTGGAGTCCTTGATTCCATGGTCGTGGAGTTCTCGCCGGAGCCGATCCTTGATGCCTTGTCCGAATTCTACGGTGATGAATTCCCCTACGAAGGAAATGATGAAAATGATGTCCGCCAAACGGTGATTTTTGCGCAGTTGACTATGGCTCGTGACGATTCCAATGGCAGCAAGGAATTCAATTGGCCTATCCAAGTGGTTCTCGGCTCTTATGTGGATAGTGCCGATATGGCTTATGGCGACGAAGACCTGAGGTACCGCCGCATGGA
Protein-coding regions in this window:
- a CDS encoding DJ-1 family glyoxalase III, which gives rise to MQILFLLADGFEETEFVTPFDYLQRAGFEVALASVSGKAEVIGLRGLRIQTDFALSGADTAAFDGILLPGGGIGVKNLKASAEVEKVIHEFNDKGKWIFAICAAPLVLSKAGILADKTATCFPGCESELVCKKFVEDRVVVDGNIVTSRGAGSAEEFAFECIAQLGGRELTEKIRKQVVAR
- the sufB gene encoding Fe-S cluster assembly protein SufB, encoding MSENYKYGFVTDIENEAFEKGLNEDVIRRASKLRGEPQFMLDFRLKAYEKLQTMKQPNWGELNFAPVDLQDIVYYSAPKTKKSHEKIEDVDPELLATFEKLGIPLDEQKRLANVAVDAVFDSVSIYTSHKRKLMEMGILFCSISDAIKEYPELIEEYLGSVVPAGDNYFAALNSAVFGDGSFVYIPPGVKCPMDLSTYFRINNKEAGQFERTLIIADEGASVSYLEGCTAPEYSSKQLHSAIVELVAKDNASIKYSTVQNWYAGDRETGAGGVYNFVTKRGKCAGKNSRISWTQVETGSAITWKYPSCVLLGDNSVGEFYSVALTNGHMQADTGTKMIHIGKNTKSTIISKGISADYSSNAYRGEVSIRKSAAGARNYTQCDSMLVGDKSAAHTFPYITVANASSTTEHEATTSRISEDQLFYFESRGIKREDAIQAMVGGFCKDVFKELPGEFATEARQLLTLKLEHSVG
- the thrC gene encoding threonine synthase, with protein sequence MAQFNAHFRNINGDDTYPLTDVIYRSKVDGSLLEVEHDRKALAERSPEEWKKLFAERRMSFEPADMSGIWSKREMVLPDMPLEDIVTMREGWSPLFDAAPLAKEMGIKSLKVKLCGNSHTGSFKDLGMTVLVSQVNHIIKKGIHEIDAVACASTGDTSAALSAYCAKAGIPSIVFLPAGKTSVAQLIQPISNGSIVLALDTDFDGCMKIVQQVTADNRIYLANSMNSLRVEGQKTISPEICQEMGWKVPDTVIIPGGNLGNVSALAKGFEDCKAMGLIDRIPRIIVAQAENANPFYQAYERGFDKLVPMQAKKTLASAIQIGNPVSYPKAVRAIQKTNGMVVSVTEEELANAAHRGDRIGLYCCPHTGVALGALEKLVAAGKIDKEENVVVISTAHGLKFTEFKVGYHEKKLENICSKFANPVFKAPADLGAVMDILKKEMAERRR